The Scleropages formosus chromosome 9, fSclFor1.1, whole genome shotgun sequence DNA segment CGATACGTTTGTTGCCCTTCGACTCTTCCCCCCAGCGGAAAGGAAGCAAAATGCCTAAGGTTGTTACAGGAGGAAGGTGCTCTGGAGATGCAAGGCCCAACTGGCTCCCCACCTCATTAACCAATGAGGGCAGAAGGTGTATGTATTGTGCGAGCGATTCCTCGGGCGGTCGGGAGGCTGTTTGGGGACCAGGTTGGCAGCTGGGCAGTGCAAACAAAAGCGCTTACACGGGTTAACCTGGTAAAGTTCGCCCTGGGAACACCGGTGCTGGGGGCAGTGGCAGAGACTGAAACAGAAGTAAATTAAAACTAGAACAGCACCGGTGTATGGCTGGGTCACATGGTGACGTTGGTCACGGACAAGACCCCCCATGAGCTTTGCTCAGGGGATGCTGATGAGTAAAGCATCTAACATGGGCTGGCTTTCTTCAAAAGGGCATGATGATGAAACACCACGAGTTTGAGGGCCCCCGTACCGGGAACTTTACTGTCGacacttgatttatttattctaggAATTGCAAGATGAGCTGATCAGAGTGGATTATGCCTTGTGCATACTAATGAGTTATGGTAAATTAGTCGGGCCTAAAACCTTCAGAGCATCATTAATAAGCAATGAGGTTTTAAACTTTACTGGCAGTGCAGGGGCCCGAGAGCTGGAGAAACACTGTTGTACTCTGGCTCACGATATGAAATTTGCTGCAATCTTGTTTGGAGTACTGTCTGCTGGGATTCGGCCGCTGTTCACACTCCTTGTTGAAATCACATCTTTGATTTCTGATTTTGCAGCAACCCATTGTTTCCTGTGTCTAATTAATGCATGTTCACTGATTTGAACCctaccaaaaacatttttattcattcagcacattTGCCATGTCCCCATAGAAAAACAGGGACAACTGATACACAGTGAAATCAAatgtgtttcactctgtttGCGCACTCATTTCTGGGCAGTTGGAGCACTTCCAAGGCTGTTGGTTGGTTTTAAATGTTGTGTTGTCTGTTTCCTTTGAGTCGAGCTCATAAAATTGGATTTACTGTTGTTATCGATACTAATGTTGGGCTTGGAGAGTCAGAGAGGAATCATTCATCCAAATTAGcagacagaaaacagcagaaccAGCTAAATCGTGGGTCTTCAGACTTCTGCTTCTGTCCCAAAACAACCCATCATCTTTTGAAggcaataataatttaaaagtaaagtaaagattgcaaaataacattaaaatgtccATTAttactagggggtgcggtggcgcagtgggttgggccacggtcctgctctctggtgggtctggggttcgagtcccgcttggggtgccttgtggcggactggcgtcctgtcctgggtgtgtcccctccccctccggccttacgccctgtgttactgggtaggctccagttccccgcgaccccatatgggccgagcggttctgaaaatgtgtgtgtgtccattattAACAGCAGCTCATCACATGTAGGGTTGCActtgtctggagcctatcctggacatATGGGGCACAGTAAACcctacatttacttatttagctgacacttttctccaaagcagcttacaatgttagtctacctacaattgttcacccatttatacagctggataatttttactgaagcaagtaCACTGCTCCTTGGTACTACAGCCTGGGGTGAGAGTCTAACCTGTAAcatttggggccaaaggcagcagctctaaccgctatgctactaGCATCACCCCACATGTGATAtcacgcacacactcattcaatgacacacactttctccagaattaatacatgtaaatacgcacgcacgcacattttctgaaccgcttgtcccatacggggtcgcagggaaccggagccaacccggcaacacagggcgtaaggggacacacccaggacgggacgccagtccatcgcaaggcaccccaagcaggactcgaaccccatacccaccagagagcaggactgtggtccaacccactgcgccaccacacccccttacatgtaaataataaaatagtatAACTACTGGGTTGCCGTGGTAACCTCATGGTTAACAGACTGATGACCTAGGAACTGAAGTGAATATGTCAgctacacaaatatatataaataaaatataggGTCTTGTACTTGGTTTTTAGTTTTCATTCTTCTCAGAAAACATGGATTGAGTATTTGACACTGGTACAAAAGCACAATAAATCCTGCAGAGCGGTAATAATTGTACTATAGGCTGTGTATGGGGGACACGGGTGCTCTGAGCTAAAGGACTCTATCATACGTTATCTTTCGGGTCACTGCTCTCATGTTTATTTATGATGTGGATTTTTTGCAGCTATTTGAATATGAAGGCATTTATCAAAGTCTTGCCATGCTCAAAGTAGCTCTACATCTTACAGATGTTAGGTTGTGTATTTCCCCCCCGTGTGTCCCTGTAATAATAcaccctgtgtctctgctgtttgtTCTGTAATTTGCCTAGATAGCAGGCGGCAGTCatctgctccaataaaaataagTGCCTTTGTCATCTTTTGTCAGCTGACGGTTGGTAATCTCGCTGTGCCGTTTCGGCATTATTGGGAGGCACGTGTCCGTCTCCGATAAGACGcaccgctctctctctcgctctctctaaCAGCCGCACATGGCCTGTTACACTGTGACGGGCTGTGAAAACACAGCTCCCATGCTCTCCGCTCCTCCTTTACAAGCAGCGTTCACATttccacttatttattttattgatgcttttctccagatcgacttacactgttaggtgTGTTCCACGGTGCTACATATggtaatttactcatttatacggccaggtaatttttaccgcagcaGTTCAGGCCAAGTACCTTTATTacaaggtactgcagcagcagtagGGACTTAACCCTAAGTCCTTGGGATCCAACGACATCTCTCTGCTTTGCACAGCacaacacccccctccccctccgaacTGTCCTGTTGTAAGGGCCACTTGTGCAGTACCATCTTTATTAtacatctcttttttttttaatggggcTTCCTGTCGGGTGAAAGGCTTCCTCTCTCGGCTTCTCACTGCTGACTGTTTTCGGCATGCTGTTTAAGTGAACTACGCCACGCCTTGTCTCCCAACGCAGCTGTCACCTAAGCGTCCCCAAATGCAGCGTTAGGTGCGCTACCCCGACACGATAATCCACACTGCTACGCATCATGAATGGTTAAAAGGGATCGGAGGTGTCTCGCAGAGAGCGGGTTTGCCGCAGATGCTGGAGCAGGCCTCCCCGCTGATCCCTTTGTTGCTGCAACGAGGTGTAGATCAATACTGTAATTTGGGCTGTGGGCTGGGATACCTCGCCTGCGGGGGTCTGGAATGCCGTTATGCAGAGTGACTCCTGCTGGTTGTCTACCCACCTTCCCCTCCTGCCCGAGTCTTGTGCGTGCGCAtctgggtgtgtctgtgtgcaaaaGTAAGTGCTGTAATTTGTGTGTGCACACGCACATGCATGTATAAATGATCCTTTTATTTGTGCGCAGTTTCATTTTTACCTTTGTCACTCTTCCAGTGCCCTTGGATGTACATCAGCTCCCACACACATTCTTTGTCACACAGTCTGGTAGCCATGCAGTGACCTCAAGTGATCGATGTGTTGCTTAAATACCTGTGGAGCGATGTGCCAAGGGAGGGCACCGGGCCTTATTCGTAATGATGTCGATAAATCACCCCTAGCGCACTGCTGTTAATTCAGTGTGACCTTCATGTCCGATTTTCTCAGTCCGGATGTGCTGAGAAGTAAACAAATGcttgaagttttaaaaagaaaaaaaatctctttggCTGACATTTCTCGAGGCAGTAAACGAGAGCTGGGGTATTTATATTGGCTCTTTAATTACAAATTTCTATAGACTTGACATCACACACTAAGGCTGTTTCTTTTTCATGGCTATATTTTTATCTAACATGTTTTGGGCTGCACGGCAGAGCAGTGGATAGTCATGGTGCCACATAGCTAACGGGATGTGGATTCGTATCCGTTTatgtgtatggagtttgcatgctcatCTTGCCTCTGCATGcagttcctctgggtgctctggtttcttctcacagtcccaAGATGTGTGTTCCCAGTGGATTGGTAActtttaagtgtgtgtgcatgtgtgtgagagaatggcAGTTCCAGTGACAAGCGGGGGGGGGACTCAGTTTATCATAAATAAGGCAGATTCAAGGTGCCACAGCTGTAATTTCCAAAGTTTTATAGTAAAAGAACTGTTATGTATGGATAATTATGGTAGAGCAACACTTGACAAAAAGCTTCATTATCCAGCCAAGTTTGGGAAATGATGAATTCAAACCCTATGACACACACTTGTTACAATGGCTCTgctccatcttcttcttctttgttaGGAGAATGACTCAGTCCATCCCAGAAAATTTTGGCTGTTAAataacatgtacagtatacaaaACGCTGTTTGGTGCTGAAGGAATACAGTGCTTCTGAGGTTTACTCACTAATTGAAAGTTTTGGGACCGTAATAGACGTATTCCATTCTTGTTGAATACTGAGTTCTTGTGAcgcaaaacaaaattcaaaggAATCTGACCAAGTTCACTCATATTGTTGCTGAGCAATAGAGCACACAGTTGACATGTGAGACgataaaagaaagcaaagtgaaaaataaagagaatgaTGTGTCGCTAGCGTACTGATCTGGAGTTGGCAAAGAGGcaactgaggagaagaaaacaaattgtCAAGTGAAACACATGGCAGAAAACAGCACATGGTTTCCTGGTGCCTGAGTCACTGTGTTTCTGGTGGGGACCAGTGTGGCTACATTAACACTTCATAGTGTTGTTGCTCCTCTCTTACTGTGGGTTAGGAGTGTTCGGGGTGGTGGAGCTGCGGGTGGTGGAGCTGCGGGGGCTGGTCCTGCGAGACCATTCCTTTGGTGCGGGTTCACTGAGGGGCCCCGCTGATTTGCTAAATGACACACCGACTCTTTTCAGGCTGTGCTGAAGTGGCCAGTTCGGTACCAGTCATAAGtttgagtacacacacactgggcaaCACCTGAATGGGTTACACTGGGcggaagagtgaaagcaaagcagactGCGGGTGTCCCAACCCTATTGACACTGCTGCAGGAGAGCCGGGAAGACACATttgctcatttcctgatcaaaaCTGTTTGCCAGATGTCAAATGAGGGAGTCGAGACTAGTCCCCAGCAAGTAGATTCAGGCGTTTGACCTAGTACTGTCCGTGGCAGCAATGCGGATGGGTGACGTTCCACGTGTCCCCATCCGATGGGTGCCATGCGCGGTGTTTCCGTGGAAGGCTCCGTAGGAAGCAGACGCATAGGGAGGTCGAGCACTGGCCGCTGTAATTACAGCCTGCGGCACCTGCAGAGCGCCCTCCTCCCGACTAATGGTCTTGGCCGCTGACCTCCGGGGAGCCGCTGGCTCTGATCATGCCTGGATGTGGTCATTATCCTCACAGGCTACCTGCTAACCTCCCACAGGGTGGGGACACTGCCAGTTCATATGCTCACACCCAGTTCTCACTGTTAACAGGGGCATTTCATGCTATTTATTATAGTATATACATATCTTATAtatgattttttatttaataagatATATATTattagggggcatggtggtgcagcaggcttgattgggtcctgctctctggtgggtctggggtttcagtcctgcttggggtgccttgtgacggactggtgtcccgtcctgtgtgtgtgtgtgtgtgtgtgtgtgtgtgtgtgtgtgtgtgtgtgtccatccagccttgcaccctgtgttggtgggttaggttccagttcgtctcgggacaagcggtatcagattgtgtgtgtgtgtgtgtgtgtgtgtgtgtgtgtgtgtgtgtgtggtttgcaaACTCAGGTTTTCATACTAAGCCTTTagttatttgtacagctgggtaattttcgcTGGAGTAATTctggggaagtaccttgctcaagacaaaataattaaaatcgAGGCCTGTCATCTGCAtggcaacagccctaaccattACGTCACCTACAGGTGTAAGTGTGATGCGTGATGGTCACTCACTACACAGTTAGAGCTCATGGACAGTAGCTGTTTGAAATAGCTAATTGTTCttataaaacaatgaaatgctgTTATTAGACTGTGGAACGTGCCACTTTTGGCCATTCCACCGTAGTGGCAACACCTGCTGAACTCGCAGGAACACATTTAATGACTAGTTTCTCGTGTTCCTGAAGGCACCTCGCAGACGCATCCCACTCCACTGTAACAGCTGCTCTTCACAGTGCTTCTCttatgtctttgtgtgtgaTTCGTCTCTGATATTatgccaatgtgtgtgtgacaaagatTAAGACTCATTTAAGGTCCAATAATTTGGTTTTttgcattgattcatttagccgaggattttctccaaaggtacTTTGCAATTACAGCAAagtatttacacagctgggtaatttttactggagcagtttttttttttttaaaagtaccttgctcagtggtactatagccagaggtgaggtttgaacctgcagcctttaggtctaaagggaGCAGCGCTAACccttacactaccagctgtcaccagGTAATTTTATATTACCTATGTTTTGACATCTGTCTAGAAGTTACTAACGTTtcggtggcacaacaagtaggaCGGTGCCTCGCAGCCTCTGAGCTGTGGTTtcagatgcaggtttgaatccagcttatTCCGTGTATGGTTTGCATATaattcatgtgggtttcctatcacagtccagagatgtgtgtgttttaggtgaagtGCTGGCACTAAATCtcccttagtgtgtgtttgagagagattGCAGTTGTGTGATTGCtctacagtagactggtgtcccctccagagCATACCCTGTACTTCTGGGCTAGGTGTGGGTTATTAATAACTGGATATTGGGTATTGTTAGCCTGCTGCTGGTTTTGCTCCCTCCGTGCAGAGGACGTGTGCGACCTGTAGATGGAAATCCTGAACGTGGATTTACTACACACTGTTTCATGTCGGCCTCTTTCTCACTCTTTCAGGAATTGGCAAGAATGTGATCTGTGACCGAACAGCCACCCCGCTGGATGCCTTCCGCATGATGTCGGCGGCGCAGTACTACCCGAAGCTGCTGAGCATCATGGGGAACGTGCTGCGCTTCTTGCCAGCTTTTGTGCAGATGAAGGAGCTGGTGGAGCAGGGCTACGTGGGCGAGCTGCTGGTGTGCGAGGCGCAGGTGCACGGCGGCAGCCTGCTGGGTAAGAAGTACAACTGGAGCTGCGATGACCTGATGGGCGGCGGCGGCCTGCACTCGGTGGGCAGCTACCTCATCGACCTGCTGACCTTCCTCACGGGCCAGAAGGCGGCCAAGGTGCACGGGCTGCTCAAGACCTTTGTCAAGCAGACGGACCACATTCGCGGCATCCGCCAGATCACCAGCGATGACTTCTGCACCTTCCAGATGGTACTGGAGGGAGGGGCCTGCTGCACGGTCACGCTCAACTTCAACGTGCCGGGAGAGTTCCGCCAGGAGGTGGCTCTGGTCGGCACGCTGGGCCGGCTCACCGTTTGCGGAACGGACCTGTATGGGCAGAAGAACAGTGCCCCGTGCAGGGAGCTCCTCTTAAAGGACAGCACAGCGCTGGGGGGCGCCTCGCTGCCAGAGAAAGCCTTCAGTGACATCCCAGCGCCGTACCTCACCGGAACCATCTGCATGGTGCAGGCCGTGCGCCGTGCCTTCCAGGGACAGGAGGACCGGCGCACCTGGGACGGCCGGCCGCTCACCATGGCCGCCACCTTCGAGGACTGTCTCTACACCCTGTGTGTGGTGGACACTATCAAGAAGTCCAACCAGTGTGGGGAGTGGCAGAGTATTGTGGTCATGAAGGAGGAACCTGAAGTGAGCCCCGCCTACCTGATCAGCGAAGCCATGCGGCGAAGCAGAATGTCTCTGTACTGTTAGGATGGCTGctcgtgcgtgtgtgcgtgtgtgcgtgtgtgcgtgtgtgcgtgcgtgcgtgcgtgcgtgcacttCGGGCGTTGCTGGGATTGCCCTGGAGCAGAGTTCGACGCCAGGTGGGCTTCTAGGCCGGTGCTGACCCAGCTCAAACTGCGCGGTCATGTGGGACGGCACTCTTTTGCAACAGACCGCACGACACCGGAAGGGACCACATCGCAGCGGTGCCTGTGAGCCTCCAAGGTGGCAAATGTTGTCCTGAACGGTTTGCGGGTGGAGCTGAAAAAAAGCCTCACAAACAACGGTGGGGCTTTGggaaaggaccccccccccccccccccatcccaccccataGAGCTGTATGCAATAAATTAGTTTGAATCTTCCGGCAGGTTGCATCGCCTTCCTGCACTGTACGGATGGCCTGTTACACTTCTTAGGAGACGTGTGTTCCGATGCAATATCCGTAATCAGCTGAGAGCTCACGCAGTCACACACTGCTCCCTGGCACATTGGTTCCATAAGCTTGCTTCTCAGATGCAAATTGCGCCTGCAGTGTCTTGCCTGAATGGGAGAAGTAAAGCCTTATGTATCTGCAAGGACCTTGAGTGTGTCAGTAATGGGCTCAAGGGCATATGTGCAGGGTAATACATGGATGAGAGTGGCTCCAGTGTATACGGCCCAGCCCCGTTGCGGCCAGCTGCATGCTGGGAGAGTGCATGAGCTGCAGTGAGCTTGTGTCTCCGGTGATCAGCCTCACGGGTGATGATTCTAGAAGGTCCTCCAGCTCAGTAATGAAATGTAAACCATCAGTTTCTTAGCTCACGCCACTGGATCGGGGAACAACAAAGACCAAAACCAATAAATACCAAAATGTAACAgagataaatcaataaatgtccTGTACCGCTTTCGGTCCGTCCACGTCCATAATTTCTAAGAAGAAGGCATTATGAAAGGCAAAACTCACTAGTGATAAAAGGTCTATGCTCATGATTTTTCTTATGCTGTGACATAAGGAGCCCCGCAAgccaaaatatatatatatatttttttttaatttttttaaaattttgtccagtgttttctgaaac contains these protein-coding regions:
- the gfod1 gene encoding glucose-fructose oxidoreductase domain-containing protein 1 — encoded protein: MLPGVGVFGTSLTARVIVPLLKSEGFAVKALWGRTQEEAEELAKEMNVPFYTSRIDDVLLHQDVDLVCINLPPPLTRQIAVKTLGIGKNVICDRTATPLDAFRMMSAAQYYPKLLSIMGNVLRFLPAFVQMKELVEQGYVGELLVCEAQVHGGSLLGKKYNWSCDDLMGGGGLHSVGSYLIDLLTFLTGQKAAKVHGLLKTFVKQTDHIRGIRQITSDDFCTFQMVLEGGACCTVTLNFNVPGEFRQEVALVGTLGRLTVCGTDLYGQKNSAPCRELLLKDSTALGGASLPEKAFSDIPAPYLTGTICMVQAVRRAFQGQEDRRTWDGRPLTMAATFEDCLYTLCVVDTIKKSNQCGEWQSIVVMKEEPEVSPAYLISEAMRRSRMSLYC